The genomic window CTGTCGATTAAAGGAGGATCATCATGGACGACCAGCTCGCCCTAAGGATCCAGCTCTTCCGCGAGGGCGGTCATGTCCCGTCCGAGGTGGTCGACTTCGTCGCCGCCGAACTCTCCTCGCTCGAGGACGAGGGGCACGTCGTCACCGAGGCGTCGGCCGGCATGCTGACCAGCCATCTGATGATGGCGCTCGGGCGGCTGCTCGACGGCGAACCGATCGAGCAGTTCCTCACCGACGACCAGGTCGCCTCCGAACTGGCCGGGCACCCCGGGGCGGTCGCGCGCGCCCGCGCCGTCTCGGCCCGCGCCGAACAGGACCTGGGAGCGGCGCTGCCGGAGTCCGAGGTCAACTTCCTCGGTATGCACCTGGCGGTACTCGGCGGGCACGGCCCGTCCGCACCCCCCGGCTGACCGGACACACAGGCCGCCGGGCCTGCCGCCGCACCCCGCACCGACACAGAGAGACCGACACAGAGAGAAGGACAGCCATGACGAAGATCCTCACCGGAGGGGTCGGCAAGGTCGAGGTCACGAAGGCCATCGGCGGCCTCGGCATCGACTCGCTCGACATCGTGCAGTCCAGCGACATGGACGCCGCGATGAAGCTCAGGGCCGGCCAGGCCGACTACTTCCTGGGCACCTGTCACACGGGGGCCGGAGCCTCCCTCGGCGTACTCGTCGGCCTCATGGGCAGCGCCGCCTGTCACACCTTCGGACGGAGCGTGCCGAGCGAGGAGGAGGTCGGGACCCTGCTGACGGCCGGCAAGAAGGTCTTCGGCTTCTCGATGGACCAGATCGACGTCATCGCCCCGCTCCTGGCCCGCTCCATCGCGGCCCGCGGCTGACCACCGCCCCCTTCCTCATCGTCCCGGGCTCCTAGGAGTGACTTGTGAGCACCACACTCGCCGCCGGCGCCGGCCTCGACTTCACACTGGCCCAGCAGCTGACCGTGATAGCGCTCTGTGCGCTGACCGCCCTCATCTCGCACATGGCCCTGGCCGTCTTCAACGACGGGGTGCGTCCCTTCCTGCTCGACTTCGTCCAGGGGCGCACCACCCGCAGTGCGACGACGGCCGTCTCGTTCGGGCTGTCCGCCGGATTCATCTTCGGACTCGGCGCCCCGATGGCTCTTTCCACCGGTGTGCTGAATCCGTGGCTGGTCTTCCTGCCCACCGACATCCTCGGAATGCTGGCGCCGAAGAAGTGGATCGCCCCGATCCTCGGAGCCGCGTGGGGAGCGGTCGTGGTCTTCGGGCTGAACGGCGCGAACGACGCCGCTCACGATCTCCCGGTCGACTTCCTGACGGCGATGCAGCAGATGTCGACGCCGATCCTGTTCCTGTTCACGCTGTTCCCGGTGCTCGCCATCACCAAGCAGTTCGGACGCAGGTGGGGCGGCATCGCGGGGGCCCTCGAAGTCGCCCTCGTCGTCACGACCATGAAGCTGTGGCCGAACATGTTCGCCGGAGCGCTGGCCATGGCTGCCGGCGTGCTGCTGCTGATCGGGCTGGCCGTCTCCAAGGACCTCCGGCAGCGGCGTGCCGACCGGGCGGCGGGCACCGCCGAACCCGTCCTCGCGGACGACGACCCGATGATGTCGCTGTTCAGCGCTAGCGCGGCCCGTCTGCGCAGGTTCCTGCCGCTGTTCATGGTGCTGGGGGCCGGGGTGTGTGTGCTCGCCCAGATGCACATATTCGGCGGCGGCGAGGCGACGAGCTTCCTGATCGCCAAGGGACACTACTCCGAAGCCGCCCAGGTCGACTTCTACCGGGTCTTCGGCTTCATCCCGCTGATCGCCACGACCGCCCTGGCCTCCGGTGCGTACGGCATCGCCGGATTCACCCTGGTGTACCCGATCGGCTACCTGATGCCGAACCCGTGGCTCGCGGCCGTCGTCGGCGCGCTCGTGTTCGCCGCGGAGGTACTGGCCCTCACCTGGATCGGCAAGGTCCTCGGCAGGCTTCCCAGTGTCCGGGACTCCTCGGAGCACCTGCGCAGCGCCATCGGGGACACCCTGCAGCTCGCGATCCTCTTCGGGTCGCTGATGGCCGCGAACGCCATGGGCGGCGGGCTCGGCATCCTCCTCGTGGGCGGGCTCTACCTGCTGAACGAGTCGATGGGCCGGCCGGTCGTGAGGATGGCCGCAGCGCCCGCGGCCGTCATCGTCGGCGGCGTCCTGCTGAACGTCCTGTACTGGCTCGACCTGTTCACTCCGGTCAAGGGCTGAGCCGCCCCGCGACCGGAGCCCGGGCCGTACGCGAAAGAGAGAACCCCCACGATGAACCGCCCCGCAGCGCCCACCCTGCGCACCGTCACCGGAGAGCTGTCGCCCCGGTCCGTGCGTGGCCCCGTCCTCGCCCACGAGCACCTCGTCCTCGACCTGGACCACCGGGGCGACGGCGCGGCCGTCCTCGATCCGCGGCGCCACTTCCCGGCCGTCTCGGCCGAACTGGCTTCCCTGCGGCAGGAGTTCGGGCTCTCACTCGTCATCGAGCTGACCTGTCGCGGGATGGGCCGCGACATCGGCACCCTGGCCAGGATCGCAGAGGAGGCGCAGATCGCGGTCGTCGCCGCGACCGGCTGGTACTACGAGCCCTTCCACACTCCCGAGATCGACGGAGACGACGTGGACGGGCTCGCCGGGACGCTCGTCCGCGAGATCGAGGACGGGATCGGCACGACAGGCATCCGGCCCGGTGTCCTGGGCGAGATCGGCAGTCACGGCGACGTACCGACGGCCCCCGAGGCCAAGGTGCTCCGGGCCGCCGCGAGGGCGGCGCGGGCGACCGGGCTCTCCGTGGCGACGCACGCGCAGCTCGGCCGGGGCGGCCTCGCCCAGCTGGAACTGCTCACCGGTGAAGGCCTGTCCGCCCACCGCGTCAGCATCGGCCACCAGGACCTGCTGGACGAGCCCGAGGTCCACCGGGAGCTCGCGGCGAGCGGCGCGTACGTCGCGTTCGACACCGTGGGCAAGTCGTCCTACCGCAGCGACCGGACCCGGCTGCGGCTGCTGCTGGCCCTGCTGGAGGCGGGTCACGCAGACCGGGTGCTCCTCAGCTGCGACATCTCCCGTCACGGGTACCTCCTGGACGAGGGCGGTCAGGGCTATGGGCACCTCTTCCGGAACTTCCTCCCGCAGCTCCGGGCCGCGGGCGCCGACGACGACCTGGTGGATCTGCTGACCCGCCGCAATCCCCTGCGTTTCCTGACCGGCGAGGAGCACTGACATGAACCCGGCACTTCCCCGGACGTTCCCCCTGGCGACGGTTCCCCTCGAGAACGCCGTCGCGACACAGTTCCGGCTGATCGAGGCCACAGCCGCGCACTTCGAGGGCCACGAACTCTTCGCGGCCGACGCCGGAGTGGTCCCCGGGCTGGGCCGCCCCCGCAGCACCGCCCGCGTCGAGGCCGTACTCGCGGACTTCTTCGGGGCCGACGACGCCGCCTTCGTCCAGGGCGCCGGTACGGGGGCGATCCGGGCGGCCCTCAACGCGGCCGTCCGTGCGGGTGATCCGCTGCTCATCCACAGGGCACCTGTCTACCGCACCACCGAGGTGACGCTCGGCGGCATCGGCGTCCGGACCGTCGAGGCGGACTTCAACGACCCGAAGGAGCTCCGCGAGGCCCTGTCGTCAGGGGTCTTCCGGTGGGCCTACATCCAGCACACCCGGCAGCGGCTCGCCGACTCCTACGAGCCGGCCGAGGTGATCGCCGCGTGCCGGGCGGCCGGGGTCCGCACGATCGTCGACGACAACTACGCCGTCATGCGCACCCCCGCGGCAGGGGTGGAGCTGGGCGCCGACGCCTCGTGCTTCTCCCTCTTCAAGCTGCACGGGCCGGAGGGCGTCGGACTCGTCGTCGGGGCGGGCGACCTGGTCGCGGACGTGCGCCGCGACAACTACTCCGGCGGCGGACAGGTCCAGGGCCACCAGGCGCTCGACGCCCTGCGTGCCCTGACCCACGTCCCGGTCATGTGGTCCGTGCAGTCCCGCGTGGGCGCGGAGGTGGCGGAACGCCTGGCGGCCGGCGAGGTGGACGGTGTGGCCGAGGTACGCATCGCCAACGCCCAGGACCGCTGCCTGCTCGTCCGGCTCGACCGGCCCGTCGCCCGTGATCTGCCGGCGGTGGCGGCCCGCTTCGGAGCGGCCCCCTACCCCGTCGGCTCCAACTCGCGCTACGAGATCGCTCCCCTCTTCTACCGCATGTCCAGTTCGGCCCTCGACGACTCCCCCGAACTGGCCGACTGGACCGTACGCATCAACCCGATGCGGGCGGGCGCGGACCTCGTCATCGACATCCTGCGCAGCTCGCTCGCCGCACTGGACGACCCGAAGGACGACTGACCGTGTTCCTCGACACCCTTCTC from Streptomyces sp. NBC_01341 includes these protein-coding regions:
- a CDS encoding phosphotriesterase family protein, with amino-acid sequence MNRPAAPTLRTVTGELSPRSVRGPVLAHEHLVLDLDHRGDGAAVLDPRRHFPAVSAELASLRQEFGLSLVIELTCRGMGRDIGTLARIAEEAQIAVVAATGWYYEPFHTPEIDGDDVDGLAGTLVREIEDGIGTTGIRPGVLGEIGSHGDVPTAPEAKVLRAAARAARATGLSVATHAQLGRGGLAQLELLTGEGLSAHRVSIGHQDLLDEPEVHRELAASGAYVAFDTVGKSSYRSDRTRLRLLLALLEAGHADRVLLSCDISRHGYLLDEGGQGYGHLFRNFLPQLRAAGADDDLVDLLTRRNPLRFLTGEEH
- a CDS encoding aminotransferase class V-fold PLP-dependent enzyme; translation: MNPALPRTFPLATVPLENAVATQFRLIEATAAHFEGHELFAADAGVVPGLGRPRSTARVEAVLADFFGADDAAFVQGAGTGAIRAALNAAVRAGDPLLIHRAPVYRTTEVTLGGIGVRTVEADFNDPKELREALSSGVFRWAYIQHTRQRLADSYEPAEVIAACRAAGVRTIVDDNYAVMRTPAAGVELGADASCFSLFKLHGPEGVGLVVGAGDLVADVRRDNYSGGGQVQGHQALDALRALTHVPVMWSVQSRVGAEVAERLAAGEVDGVAEVRIANAQDRCLLVRLDRPVARDLPAVAARFGAAPYPVGSNSRYEIAPLFYRMSSSALDDSPELADWTVRINPMRAGADLVIDILRSSLAALDDPKDD
- a CDS encoding YhfT family protein, coding for MSTTLAAGAGLDFTLAQQLTVIALCALTALISHMALAVFNDGVRPFLLDFVQGRTTRSATTAVSFGLSAGFIFGLGAPMALSTGVLNPWLVFLPTDILGMLAPKKWIAPILGAAWGAVVVFGLNGANDAAHDLPVDFLTAMQQMSTPILFLFTLFPVLAITKQFGRRWGGIAGALEVALVVTTMKLWPNMFAGALAMAAGVLLLIGLAVSKDLRQRRADRAAGTAEPVLADDDPMMSLFSASAARLRRFLPLFMVLGAGVCVLAQMHIFGGGEATSFLIAKGHYSEAAQVDFYRVFGFIPLIATTALASGAYGIAGFTLVYPIGYLMPNPWLAAVVGALVFAAEVLALTWIGKVLGRLPSVRDSSEHLRSAIGDTLQLAILFGSLMAANAMGGGLGILLVGGLYLLNESMGRPVVRMAAAPAAVIVGGVLLNVLYWLDLFTPVKG
- a CDS encoding DUF2620 domain-containing protein, with protein sequence MTKILTGGVGKVEVTKAIGGLGIDSLDIVQSSDMDAAMKLRAGQADYFLGTCHTGAGASLGVLVGLMGSAACHTFGRSVPSEEEVGTLLTAGKKVFGFSMDQIDVIAPLLARSIAARG
- a CDS encoding transcriptional antiterminator; amino-acid sequence: MDDQLALRIQLFREGGHVPSEVVDFVAAELSSLEDEGHVVTEASAGMLTSHLMMALGRLLDGEPIEQFLTDDQVASELAGHPGAVARARAVSARAEQDLGAALPESEVNFLGMHLAVLGGHGPSAPPG